A genome region from Populus alba chromosome 3, ASM523922v2, whole genome shotgun sequence includes the following:
- the LOC118037937 gene encoding uncharacterized acetyltransferase At3g50280, protein MENIRLLSTSMVQATTDKVTDERIELTQCDLKLLLVGAIQKGLLFLKPESLEDQNSLIQHLKISLSRTLDFFYPLAGRLATVEHDDNTVSFFIDCNNAGAQFVHAAADGVSMADILRPVYVPPILHSFFPLNGVLNYEVVSKPLLAVQVTELVDGIFVGCTMNHAAVDGTSFWNFFNSWSEIHRGLDHISKTPVLERWSLLNGSISPPIRLPLSVIKNNSDSFIPSPLQERVFHFTKGKIAMLKAKANAEAATTSISSLQSLLAHIWRATTRARLLEHDKEIDLRIFIGLRARLQPPLPESYCGNAIVTGVVTLRTRAILEQGLGFVALEINKVVSSYAKNKVADALASVLKNPSPLTMAALGRIHSLGISSSPRHNVYGTDFGWGRPVAVRSGPGNKFDGKVTFFPGPEEGSVDIEFSLLPETLKALGNDLEFMDAVTI, encoded by the coding sequence ATGGAAAACATTAGATTGCTCTCTACAAGCATGGTTCAAGCCACTACCGACAAGGTGACGGATGAGAGGATTGAGTTGACTCAGTGTGATCTCAAGCTTCTTCTAGTAGGTGCCATCCAAAAGGGTCTTCTCTTCCTCAAACCCGAATCATTAGAAGATCAAAACTCACTGATCCAACACTTGAAAATCTCACTTTCTCGCACACTAGATTTCTTCTATCCTCTTGCTGGTCGCCTAGCCACAGTAGAACATGATGATAACACAGTCTCCTTCTTCATTGACTGCAACAATGCAGGAGCCCAGTTTGTTCATGCCGCAGCGGATGGTGTATCCATGGCTGACATCCTCCGGCCAGTTTATGTTCCTCCAATTCTCCACTCTTTCTTTCCATTAAATGGGGTTTTAAACTACGAGGTTGTTTCCAAGCCTTTGCTAGCAGTTCAAGTTACCGAGCTTGTAGATGGCATCTTTGTTGGTTGTACCATGAACCATGCTGCTGTTGATGGCACGTCATTTTGgaatttcttcaattcttgGTCTGAAATCCATCGTGGGTTGGATCACATCTCCAAGACTCCTGTCCTTGAACGGTGGTCACTTCTCAACGGTAGTATTAGCCCGCCGATTCGCCTTCCTCTCTCAGTCATAAAGAACAACTCTGATTCGTTCATTCCATCACCTTTGCAAGAAAGAGTTTTTCATTTTACCAAGGGAAAAATAGCGATGCTCAAAGCAAAAGCCAATGCTGAAGCTGCCACTACGTCAATCTCCTCTCTTCAGTCACTTTTGGCTCATATTTGGAGAGCTACAACTCGAGCTCGACTACTTGAACATGATAAAGAGATtgatttaagaatttttataGGTTTGCGGGCACGATTACAACCACCATTACCAGAAAGCTATTGTGGAAATGCAATTGTGACTGGGGTTGTAACTTTGAGAACAAGAGCGATACTGGAGCAAGGGCTTGGATTTGTAGCTTTGGAGATTAACAAGGTGGTTTCTTCTTATGCAAAAAACAAGGTGGCGGACGCTTTAGCGTCGGTGCTGAAGAATCCTAGTCCATTAACAATGGCCGCCTTAGGACGTATTCACAGTTTGGGTATTAGCAGCTCGCCAAGGCACAACGTTTATGGTACTGATTTTGGTTGGGGAAGGCCGGTTGCAGTGCGAAGCGGGCCTGGGAACAAGTTCGATGGGAAGGTAACATTTTTTCCGGGACCGGAAGAGGGGAGCGTGGACATTGAATTCTCCCTCTTGCCGGAGACTTTGAAGGCTTTAGGAAACGATTTGGAGTTCATGGATGCTGTCACCATCTAA